A single region of the Musa acuminata AAA Group cultivar baxijiao chromosome BXJ1-11, Cavendish_Baxijiao_AAA, whole genome shotgun sequence genome encodes:
- the LOC103970633 gene encoding protein indeterminate-domain 12, whose amino-acid sequence MFLGIMEEEHCSDQKPHPPLQQRSSSATPSSSAAVPQKKKKRNLPGKPYTDAEVIALSPKTLMATNRFTCEVCNKGFQREQNLQLHRRGHNLPWKLKKKNPDEVRRRVYLCPEPTCAHHDPSRALGDLTGIKKHFCRKHGEKRWKCDKCSKRYAVQSDWKAHSKICGTREYRCDCGTLFSRRDSFVTHRAFCDALAQENARIPTGAHAIGGQLYPNRGITSHFSSLAQPSNDLLLLRGNSGADHIDATTSRQPQTYHPSSFYFGGGSNQGFDEDPQLLQSKPFRGMMQLQDLQTVADASSSSAAAAVNAFDLGFFSGSGSTNALNSAGGGTEPMTLFAGDLTSNHINDDANISSLYNSCMQPQISASSLLQKTTTWSGGNGSSLLRGFGTSYHSYTSGVNDGSRQSSGAHVENHFHDIMNSLASDQVAGFSGFNPGLGNMGEDGLRSNLSAGGIGGSDRSTRDFLGVDSMIRRNMVGGVQEREQHLGIGMRSMDTEMKSRGGRLQ is encoded by the exons ATGTTCCTCGGAATCATGGAGGAAGAGCACTGCAGCGACCAAAAGCCACACCCGCCGCTGCAGCAGCGATCATCATCGGCAACGCCAAGCTCGTCGGCTGCTGTtcctcagaagaagaagaagaggaacctcCCTGGAAAACCAT ATACGGATGCGGAGGTAATAGCTTTGTCACCCAAAACACTGATGGCCACGAACCGCTTCACCTGCGAGGTCTGCAACAAAGGGTTCCAGCGGGAGCAGAACCTCCAGCTGCACCGGCGCGGCCACAACCTGCCGTGGAagctgaagaagaagaacccgGACGAGGTCCGCCGCCGCGTGTACCTCTGCCCGGAGCCCACCTGCGCCCACCACGACCCGTCGCGGGCCCTCGGGGACCTCACCGGCATCAAGAAGCACTTCTGCCGCAAGCACGGCGAGAAGAGGTGGAAGTGCGACAAGTGCTCCAAGCGCTACGCCGTGCAGTCGGACTGGAAGGCCCATTCCAAGATCTGCGGCACTCGCGAGTACCGCTGCGACTGCGGCACTCTCTTCTCCAG GCGAGACAGCTTCGTCACCCACAGAGCCTTCTGTGATGCATTAGCACAAGAAAACGCAAGGATTCCGACCGGCGCGCACGCCATCGGCGGCCAGTTGTACCCAAACAGAGGCATAACGTCGCACTTCTCATCCTTAGCTCAACCTTCCAACGACCTCCTCCTCCTGCGGGGAAATAGCGGTGCGGATCACATCGACGCCACCACCTCTCGGCAGCCTCAGACATATCACCCGTCTTCATTCTACTTCGGTGGTGGATCTAACCAAGGTTTCGATGAGGACCCGCAGCTGCTTCAAAGCAAGCCCTTCCGTGGCATGATGCAACTCCAAGATCTCCAAACAGTGGCCGatgcctcttcctcttctgctgCGGCCGCTGTCAACGCTTTCGATCTTGGCTTCTTCTCCGGCAGCGGTAGCACGAATGCCCTCAACAGTGCAGGCGGAGGCACTGAGCCGATGACGCTGTTCGCCGGAGACCTCACGAGTAATCACATTAACGATGACGCAAACATATCTTCTCTGTATAACTCATGTATGCAGCCGCAGATATCAGCAAGCTCACTGCTTCAGAAGACCACAACGTGGAGCGGTGGCAACGGCAGCTCATTGCTTAGAGGTTTCGGTACCTCGTACCACAGCTACACATCTGGTGTTAACGATGGAAGTAGACAGAGCTCAGGAGCTCATGTGGAGAACCATTTCCATGACATCATGAACTCCCTTGCTAGTGACCAAGTGGCTGGTTTCAGTGGCTTCAACCCAGGTCTGGGGAACATGGGCGAGGACGGGTTGCGCAGCAACCTATCGGCCGGAGGCATCGGAGGCTCGGACAGATCAACAAGAGACTTTCTTGGTGTTGACAGCATGATTAGAAGAAACATGGTGGGAGGAGTTCAGGAGAGGGAACAGCATCTTGGCATTGGAATGAGATCCATGGACACAGAGATGAAGTCACGAGGTGGGAGACTGCAATAG